From a single Pseudomonas cremoricolorata genomic region:
- a CDS encoding methyl-accepting chemotaxis protein translates to MTNSDEQSNRTSSVAAAINELGAAAQEIAGNAALASQHASSARVLAEEGQQVVERNIQAMNRLSDLIVTSSGHIETLNGKTVNIGQILEVITSISQQTNLLALNAAIEAARAGEAGRGFAVVADEVRNLAHRTQESAQQVQTMIEELQVGARASVETMDQSQRHSQDSVDIANQAGERLGSVTERIGEIDGMNQSVATATEEQTAVVEAINIDISEINLLNQEGVENLQATLRACSDLEQQASRLKHLVGTFRI, encoded by the coding sequence ATGACCAACTCCGATGAGCAGAGCAACCGCACCAGCAGTGTCGCGGCGGCGATCAACGAGCTCGGCGCTGCCGCCCAGGAAATCGCCGGCAACGCCGCCCTGGCCTCGCAGCATGCCAGTTCGGCTCGGGTACTGGCCGAAGAAGGCCAGCAGGTAGTGGAGCGCAACATCCAGGCGATGAACCGCCTGTCGGACCTGATCGTCACCTCCAGCGGGCATATCGAGACGCTCAATGGCAAGACCGTCAACATCGGCCAGATCCTCGAGGTCATCACCAGCATCTCCCAGCAAACCAACCTGCTGGCACTCAACGCGGCGATCGAAGCCGCCCGTGCCGGTGAGGCCGGACGCGGCTTCGCCGTGGTTGCCGATGAAGTGCGCAACCTGGCCCATCGCACCCAGGAGTCGGCGCAACAGGTGCAGACCATGATCGAAGAACTGCAGGTCGGCGCCCGCGCTTCGGTGGAGACCATGGACCAGAGCCAGCGCCACAGCCAGGACAGCGTCGACATCGCCAATCAGGCTGGCGAGCGTCTGGGCAGCGTGACCGAGCGCATCGGTGAAATCGACGGCATGAACCAGTCGGTGGCCACGGCCACGGAGGAACAGACTGCCGTGGTCGAAGCGATCAACATCGACATCAGCGAGATCAACCTGCTCAACCAGGAAGGCGTGGAGAACCTCCAGGCCACCCTGCGCGCCTGCTCGGACCTGGAGCAACAAGCCAGCCGTCTCAAGCACCTGGTCGGCACGTTCCGTATCTGA
- a CDS encoding glycosyltransferase family 4 protein, translated as MFYAPASGGVRTYLDAKHRRLDAMPGVRHSLLIPGATATQADGIYQVPALPLPFGKGYRFPVRLAPWCNTLRKLQPDLIEVGDPYFTAWAALEARRQLDVPVIGFYHSDLPLLVSNRMGNWFTPNVEAYVSKLYGNFDRVLAPSQVMADKLIRLGVKEVHVQPLGVDLNLFNPSRRDPQLRARLGLADTTRLLVFAGRGSREKNLPVLLDCMRALGSHYHLLLVGSSMPANVPDNVSVINQFCPPQEVAGLLASADLLVHAGDQETFGLVILEAMASATPVVAVRAGAFSEIVRDESGRLCTPNDAQAMAASVREVFEEGARKLGAQARQHVEQHYSWDSVVNGLLEHYHAVLGHQMPVRAHG; from the coding sequence ATGTTCTACGCCCCCGCAAGCGGCGGCGTACGAACCTATCTTGATGCCAAACACCGCCGCCTCGACGCCATGCCTGGCGTGCGGCACAGCCTGCTCATTCCGGGCGCCACCGCCACTCAGGCGGATGGGATCTACCAGGTCCCCGCCCTGCCCCTGCCATTCGGCAAGGGCTACCGCTTTCCGGTGCGCCTGGCGCCCTGGTGCAACACGCTGCGCAAACTGCAACCGGACTTGATCGAAGTCGGTGACCCCTACTTCACCGCCTGGGCCGCGCTCGAAGCGCGCCGCCAGCTGGACGTGCCGGTCATTGGCTTTTACCACTCCGATCTGCCACTGCTGGTCAGTAACCGCATGGGTAACTGGTTCACGCCCAACGTCGAGGCCTACGTCAGCAAGCTGTACGGCAACTTCGATCGCGTGCTGGCGCCCAGCCAGGTCATGGCCGACAAACTGATTCGCCTCGGGGTCAAAGAGGTGCATGTGCAGCCGCTTGGGGTCGATCTGAACCTGTTCAATCCCTCGCGACGTGACCCACAACTGCGCGCACGCCTGGGGTTGGCCGATACCACGCGCCTGCTGGTGTTCGCCGGACGCGGCTCGCGCGAGAAGAATCTGCCGGTGCTGCTCGACTGCATGCGCGCCCTGGGCAGCCATTACCACCTCTTGCTGGTGGGTTCGAGCATGCCGGCCAACGTGCCGGACAACGTCAGTGTCATCAACCAGTTCTGCCCGCCCCAGGAAGTGGCAGGCCTGCTGGCCAGTGCCGACCTGCTGGTGCACGCCGGTGACCAGGAAACCTTCGGCTTGGTGATTCTCGAAGCCATGGCCAGTGCTACGCCGGTCGTGGCCGTGCGTGCCGGGGCATTCAGCGAGATCGTGCGTGACGAATCCGGCCGCCTGTGCACGCCGAACGACGCCCAGGCCATGGCGGCCAGCGTGCGTGAGGTGTTCGAAGAAGGCGCACGCAAGCTGGGTGCGCAGGCACGCCAGCATGTCGAGCAGCATTATTCGTGGGACAGCGTGGTCAATGGCCTGCTGGAGCATTATCACGCGGTGCTTGGTCATCAAATGCCGGTGCGTGCCCATGGGTGA
- a CDS encoding DUF2334 domain-containing protein — protein MGEVQDAPRSVMLVLHDVAPETWPDYQPFVEAVDALGDVPMTWLVVPDFHHRNALQHAPAFCRLLQRRLTLGDELALHGFYHADDGPAPRSPRELFMRRIYTHEGEFYGLDQAEAMRRLREGLAVFDAQGLPVKGFVAPAWLMSEGTRQALRQLPLAYTSTPQHLYRLPDFQAIDAPGLVWSARSAWRRGLSRVVSDWQCRRLAGASTLRLGLHPVDMRHRSSRDYWMNTLRTLIAQGRQPLTKSAWLERQLQP, from the coding sequence ATGGGTGAGGTGCAGGATGCGCCGCGCAGCGTGATGCTGGTGCTGCACGACGTGGCGCCGGAAACCTGGCCGGACTATCAGCCGTTCGTCGAAGCCGTCGATGCCTTGGGCGATGTGCCGATGACCTGGCTGGTGGTCCCCGATTTCCACCACCGCAATGCCCTGCAGCACGCGCCGGCGTTCTGCCGCCTGCTGCAACGGCGCCTGACCTTGGGCGATGAGCTGGCCTTGCATGGTTTCTACCATGCCGATGATGGTCCGGCGCCACGCAGCCCACGCGAGCTGTTCATGCGCCGTATCTACACCCATGAGGGCGAATTCTATGGGTTGGATCAGGCCGAGGCGATGCGCCGTCTACGTGAAGGGCTTGCCGTGTTCGACGCCCAGGGACTACCGGTCAAGGGCTTCGTCGCCCCGGCCTGGCTGATGAGCGAAGGCACCCGTCAGGCCCTGCGGCAGTTGCCCCTGGCCTATACCAGTACGCCCCAGCACCTGTACCGCCTGCCTGACTTTCAGGCCATCGACGCACCGGGCCTGGTGTGGAGTGCGCGCAGTGCCTGGCGCCGCGGCCTGTCGCGGGTGGTCAGCGACTGGCAATGCCGACGCCTGGCAGGCGCCAGCACCTTGCGCCTAGGTCTGCACCCGGTGGACATGCGCCACCGTTCATCGCGCGACTACTGGATGAACACCTTGCGCACGCTGATCGCCCAAGGTCGTCAGCCGCTGACCAAGTCGGCCTGGCTCGAGCGCCAGTTGCAGCCATGA
- a CDS encoding lysylphosphatidylglycerol synthase transmembrane domain-containing protein, which yields MSRLVWLGAALLLGAVVPLWLGGADLLPRLRHFSPTLLVGLLGMIVLCWVINAWRLRLLLGQQGEHLKVVRSVGVVMATEFAICTTPGGSGGPVALIALLHREGVSAARSGAAFAMDQLNDLLFFFCAMLAIAGYAMFNRLGHSQQSMLMGSALMLCAALLLLLALLRWRRQVMRWNGRMLKRLGMAASRRRRWARKLLRFVQALAQTWRLPKRTLTLVFALTCAHWGLRYSVLYLVLQGLGANLAWIPSFLVQMLALSAGQFSLLPGGAGAAELTSATLLTPLVGGSAAAAAIVIWRGITYYFYLLAGAPVFVCLLARPLLQRWRRQVD from the coding sequence ATGAGTCGGCTGGTCTGGCTCGGCGCGGCGCTGCTGCTGGGGGCCGTGGTGCCGTTATGGCTGGGCGGCGCCGACCTGCTGCCGCGGTTGCGTCATTTCTCGCCCACGCTGCTGGTGGGTCTGCTGGGCATGATTGTGCTGTGCTGGGTGATCAACGCCTGGCGCCTGCGCTTGCTGCTGGGTCAGCAAGGCGAGCACCTGAAGGTCGTTCGCAGCGTAGGTGTCGTGATGGCCACTGAGTTTGCCATCTGCACAACGCCCGGCGGCAGCGGCGGACCGGTGGCGCTGATTGCGCTGTTGCATCGTGAAGGGGTCAGCGCCGCGCGCAGCGGTGCGGCGTTCGCCATGGATCAGCTCAACGACTTGCTGTTTTTCTTCTGCGCAATGCTGGCGATTGCCGGGTACGCCATGTTCAACCGCCTTGGCCACAGCCAGCAGAGCATGCTGATGGGCAGCGCGCTGATGCTCTGCGCTGCACTGCTGCTGTTGCTCGCGCTGCTGCGCTGGCGGCGTCAGGTGATGCGTTGGAATGGTCGGATGCTCAAACGCCTGGGCATGGCCGCCAGTCGCAGGCGGCGGTGGGCGCGCAAGCTGTTGCGCTTCGTGCAGGCACTGGCGCAGACCTGGCGCCTGCCCAAACGCACTCTGACGCTGGTCTTCGCCCTCACCTGCGCGCACTGGGGCCTGCGCTACAGCGTGCTGTACCTGGTATTGCAGGGGCTGGGGGCGAACCTGGCGTGGATACCGAGCTTTCTGGTGCAGATGCTGGCGCTCAGCGCCGGGCAGTTCAGCCTGTTGCCGGGTGGCGCCGGCGCCGCCGAGCTGACCAGCGCCACCCTGCTGACGCCGCTGGTAGGCGGCTCGGCAGCGGCGGCGGCGATCGTCATCTGGCGTGGTATCACCTACTATTTCTACCTGCTGGCCGGTGCGCCGGTGTTCGTCTGCCTGCTGGCGCGGCCGCTGCTGCAGCGTTGGCGGCGGCAGGTGGACTGA
- the purU gene encoding formyltetrahydrofolate deformylase: MRTFRLVIACPDRVGIVAKVSNFLALYNGWITEASHHSDPQSGWFFMRHEIRAETLPFGIEALREAFAPIAAEFSMIWRITDSAQKKRVVLMASRESHCLADLLHRWHSDELDCDIPCVISNHNDLRSMVEWHGIPFFHVPVDPQDKQPAFAEVSRLVAEHSADVVVLARYMQILPPQLCQDYAERVINIHHSFLPSFVGAKPYHQAALRGVKLIGATCHYVTEELDAGPIIEQDVVRVSHADTIEDMVRFGRDVEKMVLARGLRYHLEDRVQVHGNKTVVFD, from the coding sequence ATGCGCACCTTTCGTCTGGTGATCGCCTGCCCCGACCGTGTCGGTATCGTGGCCAAGGTCAGTAATTTTCTGGCGCTGTACAACGGCTGGATCACCGAAGCCAGTCACCACTCCGATCCGCAGAGTGGCTGGTTCTTCATGCGTCATGAAATTCGTGCCGAGACCCTGCCTTTTGGCATCGAGGCATTGCGCGAAGCTTTCGCTCCGATCGCTGCAGAGTTCTCGATGATCTGGCGCATCACCGATTCGGCGCAGAAAAAGCGCGTGGTGCTGATGGCCAGCCGCGAGTCGCACTGCCTGGCCGACCTGCTGCACCGCTGGCACAGCGATGAATTGGACTGCGATATCCCATGCGTGATTTCCAACCACAACGATCTGCGCAGCATGGTCGAGTGGCACGGCATTCCGTTCTTCCACGTACCGGTCGATCCGCAGGACAAACAGCCGGCCTTCGCCGAAGTGTCGCGGCTGGTCGCCGAACACAGCGCCGATGTCGTGGTGCTCGCGCGCTACATGCAGATCCTGCCGCCGCAGCTGTGCCAGGACTATGCCGAGCGGGTCATCAATATCCACCACAGTTTCCTGCCTTCATTCGTAGGCGCCAAGCCGTACCACCAAGCGGCGCTGCGTGGCGTCAAGCTGATCGGCGCCACGTGCCATTACGTTACCGAAGAGCTCGACGCCGGCCCGATCATCGAGCAGGACGTGGTGCGCGTCAGCCATGCCGACACCATCGAAGACATGGTGCGGTTCGGCCGCGATGTGGAAAAGATGGTGCTGGCCCGTGGTCTGCGTTACCACCTCGAAGACCGCGTGCAGGTGCATGGCAACAAGACCGTCGTGTTCGACTAA
- the mvaT gene encoding histone-like nucleoid-structuring protein MvaT yields the protein MSLINEYRATEEAIKELQARLANLSQDDKLKQELEFEGKLRALMGEYSKSLRDVIALLDPEAKMSKAPRGAAKPVTSKRARKVKQYKNPHNGEVIETKGGNHKTLKEWKAKWGGDVVEGWSTLLG from the coding sequence ATGTCCCTGATCAACGAATACCGCGCCACCGAAGAAGCCATCAAAGAACTTCAGGCGCGCCTGGCCAATCTCTCGCAAGACGACAAGCTCAAGCAAGAGCTGGAATTCGAAGGCAAATTGCGCGCACTGATGGGCGAATACTCCAAGTCGCTGCGTGATGTTATTGCCCTGCTCGACCCTGAAGCCAAAATGAGCAAAGCCCCGCGCGGTGCTGCCAAGCCAGTGACCAGCAAACGCGCGCGCAAGGTCAAGCAATACAAAAACCCACACAACGGTGAAGTGATTGAAACCAAAGGTGGCAATCACAAGACCTTGAAAGAGTGGAAAGCCAAATGGGGTGGTGATGTCGTAGAAGGCTGGTCGACCCTGCTGGGTTGA
- the sbcB gene encoding exodeoxyribonuclease I codes for MSFSIFWHDYETTGINPRCDRPLQLAGVRTDLDLNEIDEPINLYCRPSDDILPHPIACQVTGITPQVLAQQGLGEAEFMTRVHAELARPGTCGAGYNTLRFDDEITRYSLYRNFFDPYAREWQGGNSRWDLIDVVRTACALRPEGLQWPQQEGRTSLRLELLSQANGIDHGNAHEALSDVRATLGLARLIRERQPKLYNWLFELRSKHKVMEQIQLLQPLVHISGRFSAQRNYLGVVLPLAWHPSNRNALIVCDLHHDILPLLQESPDSLRQRLYTRREELAAEELPVPLKCIQINRCPVVAPLSVIRPNDEQRLNLDMSRYLQRAEQLVSQASQWQDKLALIYSAQDFPLSEDPEQQLYDGFIGDRDRRLCEQVRAASPQELAQGRWIFDDMRLPELLFRYRARNFPATLNDAELQRWDAFCRQRLSEIAAGAPNTLADFRQALQGALQNAAMPVRPVLDAWQREAERLQERYGL; via the coding sequence GTGAGCTTCAGCATCTTCTGGCACGACTACGAAACCACCGGCATCAATCCACGTTGCGATCGCCCGCTGCAATTGGCCGGGGTGCGTACCGACCTCGACCTCAACGAGATCGACGAACCGATCAACCTGTATTGCCGTCCCAGCGACGATATCCTGCCCCATCCCATTGCCTGCCAGGTCACGGGTATCACCCCTCAGGTGCTCGCCCAGCAAGGCCTGGGCGAGGCCGAGTTCATGACCCGAGTGCATGCCGAATTGGCACGTCCCGGCACCTGCGGTGCCGGTTACAACACCTTGCGCTTCGACGATGAAATCACCCGTTACAGCCTTTACCGCAACTTCTTCGATCCCTATGCCCGCGAATGGCAGGGCGGCAACAGCCGCTGGGACCTCATCGATGTGGTGCGCACCGCCTGTGCCCTGCGCCCAGAGGGCTTGCAGTGGCCGCAGCAGGAGGGGCGCACGAGTTTGCGCCTGGAACTGCTCAGCCAGGCCAACGGTATCGACCATGGCAACGCCCACGAGGCCCTCTCCGACGTGCGTGCCACCCTGGGCCTGGCACGTCTGATTCGTGAGCGTCAGCCGAAGTTGTACAACTGGCTGTTCGAGCTGCGCAGCAAGCACAAGGTCATGGAGCAGATTCAGCTGCTGCAACCCTTGGTGCATATATCCGGGCGCTTTTCCGCCCAGCGCAACTACCTCGGGGTGGTATTGCCATTGGCTTGGCATCCAAGCAATCGCAATGCACTGATAGTCTGCGATTTGCATCATGACATTCTGCCTTTATTGCAGGAAAGTCCTGACAGCTTGCGTCAGCGTTTATACACACGACGTGAGGAATTGGCGGCGGAGGAGTTACCGGTTCCGCTTAAATGCATTCAGATAAACCGCTGTCCAGTGGTGGCGCCACTGTCGGTAATACGGCCGAACGACGAGCAGCGGCTGAATCTGGATATGTCGCGTTATCTGCAACGGGCCGAGCAACTGGTCAGTCAGGCCAGTCAGTGGCAGGACAAACTCGCACTGATTTATAGCGCGCAAGATTTCCCGCTCAGTGAAGATCCGGAACAGCAGTTGTACGACGGCTTTATCGGCGACCGCGACCGTCGACTGTGCGAACAGGTGCGTGCTGCAAGCCCGCAGGAGTTGGCCCAGGGGCGGTGGATATTCGATGACATGCGCCTGCCGGAACTGCTGTTCCGTTACCGGGCCCGCAACTTCCCGGCGACCTTGAATGACGCCGAACTGCAACGCTGGGATGCATTCTGTCGGCAGCGCCTGAGTGAGATCGCGGCGGGCGCGCCAAATACCCTGGCCGACTTCCGCCAGGCCCTGCAAGGCGCCCTGCAGAACGCTGCCATGCCCGTGCGGCCGGTGCTCGACGCCTGGCAGCGGGAGGCTGAGCGCTTGCAGGAGCGTTATGGACTGTAA
- a CDS encoding PilZ domain-containing protein produces the protein MFTARQIERHELCAVLQVFNRITGQPLGYLGNVSENGIMLISELPLMVGPDFELQIRVPLKGGGLQFINLTASCLWCHEDETPGHYDSGFMLLQAPRDYDSYVRALQEFFSFRQASASA, from the coding sequence ATGTTTACTGCCCGCCAAATCGAGCGTCATGAATTGTGTGCCGTGCTCCAGGTGTTCAACCGCATCACCGGCCAACCGCTGGGGTATCTGGGCAATGTCTCGGAAAACGGCATCATGCTGATCAGCGAGCTGCCGCTGATGGTCGGTCCGGATTTCGAACTGCAGATTCGTGTCCCGCTCAAAGGCGGCGGGCTGCAGTTCATCAATCTCACGGCCAGTTGCCTGTGGTGCCACGAAGATGAAACGCCCGGTCACTACGACTCCGGCTTCATGTTGCTGCAGGCGCCGCGCGACTATGATTCCTACGTTCGTGCCTTGCAGGAGTTCTTTAGCTTTCGCCAGGCCAGCGCCTCGGCCTAG
- a CDS encoding tetratricopeptide repeat protein, with translation MRTLILLAAAASLVGCTRWSMDHHLDNAYRAYDRGDCARVMLELSQVDRTSRARPFIHPEVSLLRGQCLERQKLYVDAAQTYQYLIERYPGNEYAYRAAARLQTLERLGHYRAGQPAQVSPARAVPLR, from the coding sequence ATGAGAACCCTGATTCTACTGGCCGCCGCCGCCAGCCTGGTCGGCTGCACCCGGTGGTCGATGGACCACCATCTGGACAATGCCTACCGCGCCTATGACCGCGGCGACTGTGCGCGAGTGATGCTCGAGCTGTCGCAGGTCGATCGCACCAGCCGCGCCCGACCGTTCATCCACCCCGAGGTGTCGTTGCTGCGCGGCCAGTGTCTGGAGAGACAGAAGCTCTATGTCGATGCGGCGCAAACCTATCAGTACCTGATCGAGCGCTACCCCGGTAATGAATACGCCTACCGCGCCGCAGCGCGTCTGCAGACCCTCGAGCGTTTGGGTCATTACCGGGCAGGGCAACCTGCGCAGGTGTCACCGGCCCGGGCCGTACCCCTGCGCTGA
- the pyk gene encoding pyruvate kinase, translated as MTIRRTKIVATLGPASNSPEVIEQLILAGLDVARLNFSHGTPDEHKARARLIREIAARNGRHVALLGDLQGPKIRIAKFSDKRIELKVGDRFTFSTAHPLTEGNQQIVGIDYPDLVKDCGVGDELLLDDGRVVMRVETATADSLHCVVLIGGPLSDHKGINRKGGGLTAPALTEKDKADIKLAAEMDLDYLAVSFPRDAKDMEYARTLRDAAGGSAWLVAKIERAEAVADDETLDGLIAASDAVMVARGDLGVEIGDAELIAIQKKIIQHARRNNKAVIVATQMMESMIQNPMPTRAEVSDVANAVLDNTDAVMLSAESAAGAYPIEAVQAMARICLGAEKHPTSQKSSHRLHTTFQRCDESIALAAIYTANHFPGVKAIISLTESGYTPLIMSRLRSHVPIFALSPHQATQARAAMFRGVYPIAFDPAALPAEQVSQAAVDELLKRGLVQQGDWVILTKGDSYHTIGGTNGMKILHVGDPLV; from the coding sequence ATGACCATCCGCCGTACCAAAATCGTCGCCACCCTTGGCCCTGCCAGCAACTCGCCGGAAGTGATCGAGCAACTGATCCTCGCCGGCCTCGACGTGGCACGTCTGAACTTCTCCCATGGCACCCCGGACGAGCACAAGGCGCGTGCCCGCCTGATCCGTGAGATCGCCGCACGCAACGGCCGCCATGTAGCGCTGCTGGGCGATCTGCAAGGTCCGAAAATCCGCATCGCCAAGTTCAGCGACAAGCGCATCGAACTGAAGGTGGGTGATCGCTTCACCTTCTCCACCGCTCACCCGCTGACCGAGGGCAACCAGCAGATCGTCGGCATCGACTACCCCGATCTGGTCAAGGATTGCGGCGTGGGTGACGAGCTGCTGCTCGACGATGGCCGCGTGGTCATGCGTGTCGAAACCGCCACCGCCGACTCCCTGCACTGCGTGGTGCTGATCGGCGGGCCGCTGTCCGACCACAAGGGTATCAACCGCAAGGGCGGCGGCTTGACCGCGCCAGCGCTGACCGAAAAAGACAAGGCCGACATCAAGCTGGCCGCGGAAATGGACCTCGACTACCTGGCCGTGTCCTTCCCGCGCGATGCCAAGGACATGGAATACGCCCGCACCTTGCGCGATGCCGCCGGCGGCAGCGCCTGGCTGGTAGCGAAGATCGAGCGTGCCGAAGCGGTCGCAGACGACGAAACCCTCGATGGGCTGATCGCCGCGTCCGATGCCGTGATGGTCGCGCGCGGTGACCTGGGTGTGGAAATCGGCGATGCCGAGCTGATCGCCATCCAGAAGAAGATCATCCAGCACGCCCGGCGCAACAACAAAGCCGTGATCGTCGCCACGCAGATGATGGAGTCGATGATCCAGAACCCGATGCCGACCCGTGCCGAAGTCTCGGACGTCGCCAACGCCGTGCTGGACAATACCGACGCCGTGATGCTGTCGGCGGAAAGCGCTGCCGGCGCCTACCCGATCGAGGCCGTGCAGGCCATGGCGCGAATCTGCCTGGGGGCGGAAAAACATCCGACCAGCCAGAAGTCCAGCCACCGCCTGCACACCACCTTCCAGCGCTGCGACGAGAGCATCGCCCTGGCGGCGATCTACACCGCCAACCACTTCCCTGGGGTCAAGGCGATCATCTCGCTCACCGAAAGCGGCTACACCCCGCTGATCATGTCGCGCCTGCGCTCGCACGTGCCGATCTTCGCACTCTCGCCGCACCAAGCCACTCAGGCCCGGGCCGCGATGTTCCGCGGCGTCTATCCAATCGCGTTCGACCCGGCAGCACTGCCGGCCGAGCAGGTCAGCCAGGCAGCGGTCGACGAACTGCTCAAGCGTGGCCTGGTGCAACAGGGCGACTGGGTGATCCTGACCAAAGGCGACAGCTACCACACCATCGGTGGCACCAACGGCATGAAGATTCTGCATGTCGGTGACCCGCTGGTTTGA
- a CDS encoding iron-sulfur-binding ferredoxin reductase, translated as MPELRVGARHWPVATDSNLLDALLAAGISVPYSCRAGHCHACLVRCLHGQPADARPDVLSTAQRAEGWRLACQCRVIEDLHVAPFDPNGDGVPAQVAEVQWFGEVLRVRLLPERPLRYQAGQHAVLWLQGVARPYSLASLPGEDRYLEFHIDCRREGAFSARARQLRCGDAISLGELRGGALHYDPDWRDKPLWLLAAGTGLAPLWGILREALRQGHAGPIRLLHVAHGASGHYLAEALNELARKHRSLRVEEVLADELQAALAALRLESRQTVALACGAPATVEQFARRLFIAGLPRNQLYTDVFTPAEDTP; from the coding sequence ATGCCCGAATTACGCGTCGGCGCGCGCCACTGGCCGGTGGCGACCGACAGCAACCTGCTCGATGCCCTGCTCGCGGCGGGAATCAGCGTGCCCTATAGCTGCCGGGCGGGTCATTGCCATGCGTGCCTGGTGCGCTGCCTGCACGGCCAGCCCGCCGACGCCCGGCCTGACGTGCTGAGCACCGCCCAGCGTGCCGAGGGCTGGCGCCTGGCCTGTCAGTGCCGGGTGATCGAGGATCTGCACGTCGCGCCCTTCGATCCCAACGGCGACGGCGTGCCGGCCCAGGTTGCCGAGGTGCAGTGGTTCGGTGAGGTGCTGCGTGTGCGTCTGCTACCCGAGCGCCCGCTGCGTTATCAGGCGGGCCAGCACGCCGTGCTGTGGCTGCAGGGGGTCGCACGGCCGTATTCACTGGCCAGTCTGCCGGGCGAAGACCGTTATCTAGAGTTTCACATCGATTGCCGGCGTGAGGGCGCGTTCAGCGCGCGTGCTCGGCAGTTGCGCTGCGGCGATGCGATCAGCCTGGGCGAGCTGCGCGGCGGGGCGTTGCACTACGATCCGGACTGGCGCGACAAGCCTTTGTGGCTGCTCGCGGCTGGCACCGGACTGGCGCCGCTGTGGGGCATCTTGCGTGAGGCGCTGCGCCAGGGCCACGCGGGGCCGATCAGGCTGCTGCACGTCGCCCATGGGGCATCAGGGCACTATCTGGCAGAGGCGTTGAATGAATTGGCGCGCAAGCATCGGTCGTTGCGCGTAGAGGAGGTGCTGGCGGATGAGTTGCAAGCGGCGCTGGCGGCATTGCGCCTGGAGTCGCGGCAAACGGTGGCGCTGGCCTGCGGCGCGCCGGCAACCGTCGAGCAGTTCGCTCGACGGCTGTTCATTGCCGGATTGCCGAGAAATCAGCTGTATACCGACGTGTTCACTCCTGCAGAGGACACACCGTGA